In Tenebrio molitor chromosome 1, icTenMoli1.1, whole genome shotgun sequence, the sequence GTACGTCCTTGCCGGATCGCACCAGTAACAACGTAGAACCGTATCAAATGGGGCCATCTTACAAACTAACATATTTCCCGGCTAGAGGCTGGGCAGAACCCATCCGCTTCATCCTCAGCTACGCCAACCTCGATTTTGAAGATACACGAGTCCCTTTCGACGAATGGCCTGCGCTGAAAGACCGTCAGTACCAATCCAGGCAGTACCAATGATACTTAAACCCTTTTCGCAGAAACCCCTTTCGGCTTTCTTCCAATGCTGGAACACGAGGGTAAGAAATCCGCCCAGAGCGCCGCCATCTGTCGGTACTTGGCCAAGAAGGTTAACCTCGCGGGAAAAGACGACTGGGAAGACTTGGAGATCGACGCCGTAGTAGACTCGATCAAAGACGTCGGTTGGAGTAAATCTAAACGTACTCTTCGTTACCACTTCTTTAAAATCGAGTGTTGTAGAGATACGCGCGCTCAGACAGGAGAGTGATGAGGCGAAGAGGAAGGAGAAACTGGAGGTCATCCTCAAAGAGATGCTTCCGGATCTTCTGGGGCGCTTGGAGACGTTTGCCCAAAAGAACAACGGCTATTTGGTCGCGGGACGGGTATGGTTTACTCCACAAAAAATAGAGTTTTGTGATGACTTTTTTCAGTTGACTTGGGCTGACTTGTTCCTTATCAGTGTGTTGACGGGTGTCGACCATTTTGTTGGAGCTGACGTCTTCAAAAACTACCccaatttgttaaatttgcaGAAGAAAGTGTTGGAAATTCCTGGCATAAAGAAGTGGGTCGAGAAACGTCCCAAAGACATCTTTCGCCccacaaaataaatgtttcatttttctcactaaaataaaacttctaAGTTTTTGgtaaacatgttttatttagtttaataacaactctctctctctctctttctCTCGCTATCTCCGGAGGAATCACCGCTGTTCAAATAAAAGATTAACTATAAATATCCTCGTGTTATGCAACGCCAGTTGTTTGTGAGATTTCACAGCGTTGCCGCTATAAACGCTCCAACTCTCGCAAAACGGCACCTTTTATCAAAATTCTTTCCGAAAATGGCACCACCCTACAAGCTGATCTACTTTGACAAGCCTGGTCGCGGCGAACCCATCCGCCTCCTCTTCAAATATGGCGGCGTCGTCTTCGAAGATGTCCTCATCAAGAGAGAAGACTGGGCCCAGTTGAAACAAAGTACTTAACCTCAAACTCTTGGAACTGCAAGCTTTGATAGATTAGCTTGTAGAGACCCCTTTCGGCCAACTGCCCCTCTTGGAGCACAACGGCAAACGAGTCAACCAGAGCGTCTCGATTTGTCGCTACTTGGGAAAACTTGTCAAACTAGCGGGAAAAGACGATTGGGAAGATTTGGAAATCGACGCTGTGGTCGACACCATCACCGACTTACGCGCAAGTAAGACTTGTAAGATTATTCCGGCAATTTGATTGTTTCTTGTAGAAATCACGATTGTGCGCTTGGAGAAAAACGTAGCGCTGAAGAAAACAATGAAGGAAGAGGCCTTGAAAGAAACTGTTCCGTTTTATCTGTCGCGTTTGGACGCTCTTGTACAGAAAAATAACGGATTTTTGGCGCTTGGAAGAGTGAGAATCTTCCAAAATCTTGACAAAGGTTTTGAATCTTGACAATTTCAGTTGACTTGGGCTGACTTGTACTTTGTTGGCAAGATTCCAATTTTTAGTGAGTTTATGGGAGAGGACACCATTGCAAAATATACAAATCTGAAAGCCTTGATAGACAAGATTCACGCTTTGCCTGGTATCAAGAAGTAAAGTGCAATCAGAGACTGCATTTTGACTTTCAACTGACTTCAAACTGATCTTGATTTTTTGCTTGTCACACTTATCTACGAGAAATCATTAAAGGGAGTTAAAAAATGAGttgctaatttttttatcttttacatcGCACGTAATTACACTTGACTAGTCCATGATTCGTCCTTGCtcaattaaaaacattaatcatcaaacgtgcgtgttcagccaatcagaacgcttgctttcatccaatcaaaaatgtttatcgcgataaaaacgtcctactatACAGCATTCACGATTGTTTGAAATTCgaactatctatgaaaatctgacacttTATTAGGCAGGAATTCAGGATTGTCATTTgccataataaatctattttaggttataattaaACCAAACACTGTTGCCAGTTTgctacattttaattaagtgaaggcgttaggaacaataatctgaaattttaattgaaattaagCATACATAACATATTTGTAGCCCAAGAACGTTtctaatatatttattaaaatgggtaaattattattaactgaaTTAATCACGGAATTGACAAGAaggcgaatatttaaaaacgaaacgtcaaatgacaggacctgacgccaatctagcAAGGCCTGCTGTGTGtgtaaaacaatcgtgaacggctaaTCGCTAATattctgtcatctgtcaaaaatgattaaaattgcatgctactcctgtcagattctcaaattgtttttaataactgtgtTTTTAATgactgtattataaataaataattacctaacctattctggaattaatcttgccaaatttccacaaaaatgttttgctttagacaaCTTTACTCattgatatttgggcatttttattcaaaggttaaaccctcgagTTAAAGCTCTCGTAAGCaattcgtaaaattgtcaaagcaaaaagttttcgtaaaattgaaaaatatatccTTCGATAAAGCATCCAGAGAGAAATTTCCGAATTATATCTACAAATGTTGTCAAATccagatttaaaaaagtacCTTCAGTAGAAaccaaacatttttgaaaagttttcaaGTACAAAAtggttttgaataaaatttttacaaaagtgGAACGCTGCGAAACGTTGGTAATAGTTTACCAATCATCAAGAATTTGTCGtttaatttttagaaataatAGGAGAGTTTTTAAAAGACGTATTAAATAACCTAGATTACaagaattttaaaagtaaCCAAGAAATGGCGCAAGTCGTGCAAATAAAAGATAATAGAAATCGATAATTACCACGTAGCTTAATAGGTACAAAATGTCAGTTGCTTATCAGGACCCTGACACAAAGCTTCCAAGTAAGCCAAGCATCAACTAACTTTGCCAAAatcttcatttttcattttccagaCATGGCCCCAGCTTACAAACTGACGTATTTCAACGGCAAAGGCGCCGCCGAATGCATCCGCttcattttcaaatatggCGGCTTGGAATTCGAAGATTTCCGCATCAACTTGGAGGACTGGCCCCAAGTGAAGACAAGTCAGTTGACACACTCCCCAAACCCACTTTGAACGCTTTCTTCCAGAGACTCCTTTCGGCCAGTTGCCCCTCTTGGAGCACGACGGCAAACAAATCAACCAGAGCGTCTGCATCTGTCGCTACTTGggcaaaattgtcaaaatcgCAGGCAAAGACGATTGGGAGAACgtggaaatcgacgccatagTAGACACCGTCAACGATTTCCGTCTCAGTGAGAAGAACAGATTGTAGCTTCGTCACGTGCTCATTTAACGTTTGCAGAAATTATGACCATCTACCACGAGAAGGACCAAGAGAGGAGGAAGACCCAGATGGAGACGGCTTCAAAAGAAACCGTTCCTTTCTATCTGTCGCGCTTTGACGCTATTGTCAAGAAAAATAACGGATACTTGGCAGTGGGGAGGGTAagagtttttcaaaattttcgcaCAAGTGCCTAACATTTCTTTGACGTTTCAGTTGACTTGGGCTGATTTGTACTTCGCCAGTATGATCCCGTGCTTCGACATGTTCTCCGGAGGTGACACTTTTGCAAAATATCCAAATCTGAAGGCTCTGCAGAACAAGATTAACGCCCTTCCGGCCATCAAAAAGTGGATCGACCAACGACCCCAAACTGATTATTGATTAATTGTATTAGACAAAGtgacaaacaaataaaaactcacaattgtaatttttttattgttcttcAGACTCTTTTCGTAagattctttttgtttttttgttttattttgtctgtTTCTTTTACACCCACCGCTCTAaacctaaatattttttcaattaatattGACTGAGAAAATTATCATCATCATTAGATATTTTCTGTGTTATTCTTGTTGACTTGTGGTGAGAATGAatatcattttttctttgtaaattgaataacaatgacaaaaatattttatccgATAAAATCTGAAGAGTAATGGTAAACATTAGCCACATACTCAAATTAGAGGAGATAAGAATGAAACCTATAATAATCATACGTTGCGTACCACAGCACCAGTTACTCTAGAACGTTAGTAGTGAAAGGTTTAGCGCAGTTGGTAAAAGAATTGTTATTGAAATGGCCCCAgcatacaaattaatttacttCGACGGCAGAGGCGCCGCCGAACTCACTCGCTACCTCTTCAAGTACGGAGGCATCGACTTCGAGGATGTTCGCATCAAGCGAGAGGACTGGCCCCAACACAAAGACAGTCGGTACTCAAAGCTGTGAAAATCTCGGATTAACAACAGTTTTGCAGAGACTCCCTTCGGCCAGCTTCCCGTCTTGGAGCACAACGGCAAGCAGGTGGGCCAGAGCCTGTCCATCGCGCGGTACGTGGCGAACCTGGTGAAACTGGCGGGAAAAGACACTTGGGAAAACCTGGAGATCGACGCCGTCGTCGACACCATCAACGACCTCCGCTTGAGTAAGAAAAACGCGCTGTAGGGAATCACCTACAAAGTGTTTTCGCAGAACTGACGCCCATATACTTCGAAAAGGACGAGGCGAAGAAGAAGACTTTGGTGGACACCCTCAACAACGAGACTTTCCCGTACTACCTGGGGCGTCTCGAGAAGATCGCCCAGAAGAACAACGGATACCTGGCGCTGGGTCGCGTAAGTCAGTCCCATCCGGAAAATGTGTCGTTTGATTTCGATTTTGCAGTTGACGTGGGCTGACATAGTCTTGGCGACTGCTGCCCCCATGTTCGACATGATGTCCGGAGGGGACACGCTCGCCAAGTACCCGAAGCTGAAGGGCCTCAAGGAGAAAGTGGAGGCCCTGCCGGCCATCAAGAAGTGGATCGAAGTCAGGCCCAAGACTGAGTTTTAATTCTGTATTGTCGAAATgtgtaaaaattgaaaaataaacgtGCGAAACGAGCGAGTTGTTTATCATTCGGCGAAACGCCGGCTTGCGGTTACGCAACGAGAGAATTTGGAAGTGTAATTGTTGATTCACGAATTATcgcgttttttatttttgtttgaccTTATCTGCGATGCGAATCAACCTTGACTTAATAACTTTACAGATAACTGCCGCTATGGCAGCCAAATTATCTTCGTTATGGATATTGAACGGTCGAACTGTTGGACAGGTTGTATGGATTATACGCGATGATCcgaaaatatttgagatgCAATGCGAGGTCAAACAACAATCGCCCACAAAGGAAACACGCTATAAATAACGTAATAGACTTAAATTGCCAATAAGAGTTTTATGCTAAATCATCGTGATTGTACGATTTGTGTGGGACGCACactttttgacagatgatgaAACACAATTTTCCCAGGTTGTTTATGGACACTGGTGCATGATGATTTTGGGAAAATTCCGAGCGTTTTTCGAACAAAtgcaatcaaaatttaaaaggtGTTTATTTACTGTTCTGcgaaaagatttattttagatttttgttgatttaaaGTGGTACTTGGTGTAAACTGACGTGTCCAATGACTGGTATTAAATGAGTAATTACTTTGTAAATCAATGTTGTGCAATATTATGGAAATATAGGACAGAGAACAATacccaaaaaatataaatacaaaaaattatcacGAAATATTTAGTTGTTGGTGTTACGTATGAATTTCCATATTCTTAGTGGTCTAatttgcataaaaattaagttacaTTTATAATTCCATTGTTACAGGACCTTGAAAAGACAACGGGATTAAAAAGTATCTGAAATTGGATTAATCTCagggaaaatttttgagtaaatttacagaatatCTCTAAGTTGTCTTTTCAAGTAATGAAGCGAAAAATCGCGATTTTGTAAAGGTTTGACGAAGaattgagaaataaaaaattcaagattACGCTGTTATCACAATGACCTGCAACCCATTTAACACCGgtgtaacaaaattatttgcaGAATGCAAATATTTATTAGCATACAAGATGCGATTCGTTATCgtattgtttcaaaatgtgttattcagattaaattaaaacagactaaaacagtaaaaactcTGCAAATTATTGTATGACAAAGATATGACATAAGAGTCATAAGACTTAACCGCCAATGTTCCAAAAGCACCGTTAGAAGTTTATTTGCGTGTAAGAATTTACAAGGAGCTGTGGGAAGATATTGAAGAGTAAAAAAGTATGCAATATTGTTGATAAGATATTAGTTTGAACGATGATTAAACTGtatttgaaatgacatttgttCTGGCGGGATTGAACCGTGGGTAATGCAGATTTCGGCACACGTCTGAccatttgacagttttgacattgacagatgtgaaaaattatacaaaaaaatcacCCAAAGAAACTACTCTTTCCcatgtttttgtaaattgtgaTAACAGTAAACCGACGATTACGCTAATATAAGGAATCAACCACCTCTCAAGCTAgttaaatatgataaaattattttccctGAAACAACAGAAAAAAGATGGAGAAGCCTCGCCGCGACCAGGAAATCAAAAGAAAGCCTCTGCAGCCCAGTTGAGAATCACAAAAGGTTGTAGTCGCCTCGCTACGCCCCACTAGCAATCATCCGCTCTCTTTTCCAGATATAAACGAGTTGAATCTGCCCAAGACTTGCACGACTGAATTCCCCGACCCGGACGATCTGCTGTCGTTCAAACTGGTGATCTGTCCGGACGAGGTTCGTCGCTCTGTCGTTCCGTCGAATGAGGCTAATCGTGCGCTTTCAGGGCTTCTACAAGACTGGCCGTTTCGTGTTTAGTTTCAAAGTGGGGCCCAACTACCCGCACGAGCCCCCCAAAGTCAAATGCGAGACTCAGGTCTACCACCCCAACATTGACCAGCAGGGTAACGTGTGTTTAAACATCTTGAGGGAGGACTGGAAGCCGGTGCTGACGATCAACAGCATCGTGTACGGGCTGCAGTATCTGTTTTTGGAGCCGAATCCCGAGGACCCCCTCAACAAGGAGGCGGCAGAGGTGCTCACCACCAACAGGAGATTGTTCGAGCAGAACGTGCAGAAGGCGATGAGAGGAGGGTATGTTGGCAGTACTTATTTCGACCGCTGTCTCAAGTGATCCTCGTATGTGTAAAGAACTATTTAtaagtttactgttttatgCCTGTTGACGAGGACACTCAAGTGATTCTTGCATACCTAATTtactaattttgtttattaaagcTATCATTATGTTGTTTTGTTTGGCTTTTTTGTCAGCGTTCGCCACAATCGTTGGATCTATTCGATTTGTGATCATCTCActccataaaaatatttatcaccTGACGGTGTGTTGTAATTTCTTCTCAGTGAAATGTAACTGATTTAATTAAGGATATAgataattttcataataaaacTCTACAAGAAATCGAAGCAATGCTTTATTAAAATGCAATAACTTAACACCTCTCATAtagaaataatgtaatttgCTACACTGTCTTTCCCTAAGACAAGAGAAAAAGAATATCCATTAAACTAAATGTAAGACAGAAATACAGTCCACAGGCTTACACAGAACAATTACAATGGACCGTGTGTCACACTGGAAATaaacagtttttatttaaatctatattaggtaaatttaaattgtttacatccgtgttttttttaataaaaaggcacttaatcaaaattaaaaaagattaagATTACCAACTGTACAAATAATCACTTCACTTGTCATAACAGtcaattttacattcagtcacaataaaattttgttacgaACTCGAGACTCGTTCATGAAGGTTTCGGAGTGCCAAACTTGAAGGATGTGGGCACCTCGTGCTGTGTAAACATGAAACCTGCAAcgacaaaaaacaaaaaaaaaatcacttctGCACCACCGTCTCTCTCTCACCTCCCGACTGCTCGATCCTTTTACTCTCTTTGGCTGCCTTTCTCTGGTCTGCTAACACGCAAATGTCCAGCAGATTCTTCTTCTGCTGCTCGGTTAGGTTGGCCGTGAGGGCGTTGTACCACTCTGGCTGCATTCTCTCTAATCCTGCAACGACCGACGCACGTCAGCCACCTCACTCCTCCCCATTTGGCATCCCACTTACTTGTCATGACTTCCTTGAAGACGTCGTACTCGTCGATGGGACAGTTCTCTTCGTCCAGCGGCGTGGTGTACGCCTCCAACATCGTCTCTTCGTTCGGCTCGAAATCCGAGTCGTCGTCGTCCGAGTCGTCTTCGATGTCGTTGATCGTTCCGGTGATTGCCATCCCGGCGGCGTTGCCCGCCGAGATCGCCCTTCTGGAGATGTTCTCCAGGTATTCCTGGCCCTGCTCGTCGATCTCGTCCTCGTCCGAACTGAGGACCTCTGCAAAACAACGATCAGTCCGTGCACGACGGCGGCCGCGTCGTCGGCGCTTACCCCCTTCGACCTCCCCGTCCGAGCTATCGCTCTCCTCCTCCTCCGCTTGCTCTTGGGCTTTAGCCGCGTAAGCCCTCTTCAGACCGTCAAAGAGCAAAATGAACGAAGGTATCAC encodes:
- the LOC138139767 gene encoding glutathione S-transferase-like isoform X2 — protein: MGPSYKLTYFPARGWAEPIRFILSYANLDFEDTRVPFDEWPALKDQTPFGFLPMLEHEGKKSAQSAAICRYLAKKVNLAGKDDWEDLEIDAVVDSIKDVGWKIRALRQESDEAKRKEKLEVILKEMLPDLLGRLETFAQKNNGYLVAGRLTWADLFLISVLTGVDHFVGADVFKNYPNLLNLQKKVLEIPGIKKWVEKRPKDIFRPTK
- the LOC138139767 gene encoding glutathione S-transferase-like isoform X1, which translates into the protein MGPSYKLTYFPARGWAEPIRFILSYANLDFEDTRVPFDEWPALKDQTPFGFLPMLEHEGKKSAQSAAICRYLAKKVNLAGKDDWEDLEIDAVVDSIKDVGWKIRALRQESDEAKRKEKLEVILKEMLPDLLGRLETFAQKNNGYLVAGRVWFTPQKIEFCDDFFQLTWADLFLISVLTGVDHFVGADVFKNYPNLLNLQKKVLEIPGIKKWVEKRPKDIFRPTK
- the LOC138139757 gene encoding glutathione S-transferase-like, whose translation is MQRQLFVRFHSVAAINAPTLAKRHLLSKFFPKMAPPYKLIYFDKPGRGEPIRLLFKYGGVVFEDVLIKREDWAQLKQKTPFGQLPLLEHNGKRVNQSVSICRYLGKLVKLAGKDDWEDLEIDAVVDTITDLRAKITIVRLEKNVALKKTMKEEALKETVPFYLSRLDALVQKNNGFLALGRLTWADLYFVGKIPIFSEFMGEDTIAKYTNLKALIDKIHALPGIKK
- the LOC138134068 gene encoding uncharacterized protein encodes the protein MSVAYQDPDTKLPNMAPAYKLTYFNGKGAAECIRFIFKYGGLEFEDFRINLEDWPQVKTKTPFGQLPLLEHDGKQINQSVCICRYLGKIVKIAGKDDWENVEIDAIVDTVNDFRLKIMTIYHEKDQERRKTQMETASKETVPFYLSRFDAIVKKNNGYLAVGRLTWADLYFASMIPCFDMFSGGDTFAKYPNLKALQNKINALPAIKKWIDQRPQTDYNVSSERFSAVGKRIVIEMAPAYKLIYFDGRGAAELTRYLFKYGGIDFEDVRIKREDWPQHKDKTPFGQLPVLEHNGKQVGQSLSIARYVANLVKLAGKDTWENLEIDAVVDTINDLRLKLTPIYFEKDEAKKKTLVDTLNNETFPYYLGRLEKIAQKNNGYLALGRLTWADIVLATAAPMFDMMSGGDTLAKYPKLKGLKEKVEALPAIKKWIEVRPKTEF
- the UbcE2M gene encoding NEDD8-conjugating enzyme Ubc12, with the protein product MIKLFSLKQQKKDGEASPRPGNQKKASAAQLRITKDINELNLPKTCTTEFPDPDDLLSFKLVICPDEGFYKTGRFVFSFKVGPNYPHEPPKVKCETQVYHPNIDQQGNVCLNILREDWKPVLTINSIVYGLQYLFLEPNPEDPLNKEAAEVLTTNRRLFEQNVQKAMRGGYVGSTYFDRCLK